From Lampris incognitus isolate fLamInc1 chromosome 13, fLamInc1.hap2, whole genome shotgun sequence, one genomic window encodes:
- the sertad2b gene encoding SERTA domain-containing protein 2b produces MYGKGAKRKLDEDEEGLEGKALAWAMMGGPGLSPEGPAPEGLSKVSYTLQRQTIFNISLMKLYSQRPPGEPSLERRVLINNMLRRIQDELKQEGTLRTLLLPPSPPPDDPMDEGFREAPPSFGMLAAAATMTPTPQVSQQSALLVPVFAPPSPHPLASSIGQAAPAEPAPLEACLTPASLLEEDNDTSFCTSPSPVPPSLPPPPAPSTHPAPAALLTSVAPQILVPASSNDGFSSALSNMELGPPTAITRTETAANATTMTTSQTPPPPQAHTPDPPLAPGSQQPRDCRTACPKPEVVAISLAEGRCGELRPMDTLPALPPGGLVDLTTSHSSSPPSSSPPSGFLSDLALDDILFADIDTSMYDFDPCTNTGVVGAAAAAAAAAAGGGLSKMSPVVTADDLLKSLVSPYSVPTPQVSANQPFKIDLTELDHIMEVLVGS; encoded by the coding sequence ATGTACGGTAAGGGAGCCAAGCGAAAACTGGATGAGGATGAAGAAGGGCTGGAAGGCAAAGCGTTGGCGTGGGCCATGATGGGGGGGCCGGGCCTGTCCCCTGAGGGCCCGGCCCCCGAGGGTCTGTCCAAGGTGTCGTACACGCTGCAGCGACAGACCATCTTCAACATCTCTCTGATGAAGCTGTACAGCCAGCGGCCGCCAGGTGAGCCCAGCCTGGAGCGCCGCGTGCTCATCAACAACATGCTGCGGCGCATCCAGGACGAGCTCAAACAGGAAGGGACGCTGCGGACGTTGCTGCTGCCCCCCTCCCCGCCGCCCGACGACCCCATGGATGAGGGCTTCCGCGAGGCCCCTCCCTCTTTTGGCATGTTGGCGGCGGCGGCGACGATGACGCCGACGCCTCAGGTCTCCCAGCAGTCGGCACTGCTCGTTCCGGTGTTTGCCCCGCCTTCGCCCCACCCTCTGGCCTCTTCCATTGGCCAGGCGGCCCCAGCTGAGCCCGCCCCTCTGGAGGCCTGTCTGACGCCAGCCTCGCTGTTGGAGGAGGACAATGACACTTCTTTCTGCACCTCTCCCTCACCTGTGCCTCCCTCGCTCCCCCCTCCTCCGGCCCCTTCCACCCACCCCGCCCCTGCAGCCCTCCTGACCAGCGTTGCCCCCCAGATTCTTGTGCCTGCCTCATCCAATGACGGCTTCTCCTCCGCTCTGAGTAACATGGAGCTGGGACCGCCCACAGCCATAACAAGGACAGAAACAGCAGCTAATGCCACCACCATGACTACCTcccaaacaccccccccacctCAAGCGCACACACCCGATCCACCTCTGGCCCCTGGCTCCCAGCAGCCCAGAGACTGCAGGACAGCGTGTCCCAAACCGGAGGTGGTGGCCATCTCGCTGGCGGAAGGCCGCTGTGGTGAGCTGAGGCCGATGGACACACTGCCTGCGCTGCCCCCTGGCGGCCTGGTGGACCTCACCACCTCCCATTCCTCCTCCCCGCCCTCCTCCTCCCCGCCTTCAGGCTTTCTCTCGGACTTGGCGTTAGACGACATCCTGTTCGCCGACATAGACACATCCATGTACGACTTTGATCCGTGTACGAACACGGGGGTGGTCGGTGCGGCTGCGGCGgcagccgcagcagcagcaggcggGGGCCTCTCCAAGATGTCGCCCGTGGTCACTGCCGATGACCTCCTGAAGTCACTGGTGTCCCCGTACAGTGTGCCCACCCCCCAGGTTTCCGCCAATCAGCCTTTTAAAATCGACCTGACAGAACTGGACCATATCATGGAGGTCTTGGTGGGATCGTGA